The Candidatus Obscuribacter sp. genomic interval CTCATTAACTAATTGAGGCAGTAAACTAAATGTTCAATTTGGTGTCCTTGCTGGTATCCCCGTTAGATAGTTTGTGGTTTGGCGATTGCCTGCAATTGCCTGGTGGTAGGACCCAAAATGGAAAATTTACAAACAAGAAATGGACGAGTCTTTATTGTTGGAGACCAACAGGCAAGCTCTGGTCAAGATCAATTAACCAGTACATTGCAGGGTAACCTATCAGATAAGCCTATTGCTTACTTGCTCTCAATCGCTCAGCACTGCGATGCTACCGGATATTTGCATATCGGTCCCAGAGCCTGTGCAGTCGTTATTCAATTAGCGCTGGGCAGCCCCCGCTACGCCGTCTCGCCTATGGGTAAAGGACATGAAGTGATCATGGACCTCTTTACCTGGAAGTCAGGGGCTATCAGTTTTGAGCCTGGTAAGTTGCCAGAGTCTGTCAACGTCGATGAGACTATTGAGCAAATTGTGTCTTGCGGAGAAGTTTTTGGTCACGATACTGACTTTTTGCACAGCCATATGATCACTGATCAATCGATTTTGTTGCGCGGTCCTAAATGCGGTAAAGAAGAATTTGAGTCTATGCTCAAAGGCTGTAAAACAGTCAAAAGTGATGTGCTGGCTGAGTTGTTTAGTAGTATTTACGGCACTCTCAATTTGCTTGATGTGGCAGAGAGGCTCAATTTGCCGCGCAGTCAGTGGGTCATGGGTGTGGCTTATTTGCTGCGTAGTGGAGCGCTCGTGGCACCGGATGGCACATCACTTAAGACAAATGAAACCGGAGTCAATCTCCTTGCTGATTTGAGTCGCGTCGAGGCCGCTTCCAGCGCCGTTGCCGCTACTGCCGAAATGGAAGTGGTACAGACATCGGTGCCATTAGGGTTGCCTCTAGCGCCTGTAGTCCTGAAGCATCAGAGCGGACGTGTCAGTCTCGATCTTTTAAACAATCCAGATACTGGCATTGTCAATGCCGAAGTGATGGAATATTTTGTGGTGGCAGAGTTTTTGAGAGCGGTGCGCTTTAAAACTCCCCTTACTCTCATGGTCTTTTGTCTCTGTCAGGATAGCACCAGTGCCAGTGCTATTTACCTCGAGCACCTGCGCACGATTTTGACTTTGATTGATGGTGTCAGGCGTGAAGTAGACATGTTTGGTCATTTTGGCGAGCGCACTTACGCTATGCTTTTGCCCAATGTTTTGCCGGAGCAAGCAAGTGTACTGGCCGATCGCATTGGTGCTCAAATTACTAAGGACCTGCCTGCCTTTGCCGCTAGTGGTATGTCAATGCATTTTGGCATTGCCGGTGCGCCCACTGACGCTGTAGAGATTGTCACCCTAGCTATGGGAGCGCAGCAAGCGATGAAAGCTGCTCATGACACCAAAGCCCTAAAGATGTTAGTCAATCAAATCAGGGCTTAGAGTCGGTTTAACGAATAACAAAAAGGGGAGAGCCATTGTCTCTCCCCTTTTAAATTGTCTTGCTATACGCGGGTTAAACAGCGGCTCCAGTATTGGCGCTGGCTTCTAGAGCCTTGCGCAGAGAGCCACCACATTTGGTGATTAGTTCGTCTGCTTGTGCTCTGCCCATTTTGCGGGTAAGCATGAGAATGGCGGTTTTAGCCTGGAAGTGGCTTGCCACAAGCGCGCCCTCGGCGATTGGTCTGGCTACATTGCAGAGCAATGCAATGATTGAAACTGCTCTTTCTCTCAATTTTTCGTTGGTAGGTTTGAGGTCCACCATCAAGTTTTCGTAGACTTTACCCAGTCTCACCATGGTGCAGGTCGAAATCAAGTTAAGTACCATCTTTTGAGCTGTACCGGCTTTCATCCGAGTACTGCCGGTGAGAGCTTCGGGACCAACCACTGGAGCGATTGTGACATCGCAAACTTGAGCGAGCGGGGACTCGAAGTTGTTAACGAGAGCGATTACTGCGGCCCCTTCTTTTTTGCCGTATTCGCAGGCGGCTATGACATAAGGAGTGCGTCCGCTGGCAGTAATACCGATGATGGCATCTTTGCTGGATACATTTATTGCTTTGGCGTCTTTTTCGCCCAGTTCTCTAGAGTCTTCGGCGTTTTCAAAGGAGACAAACATTGCTTCTTTGCCGCCAGCGATGCAAGCCTGGACCATTTCTCTATCGACACCAAAGGTGGGATGGCACTCTGTGGCATCGAGGACACCGAGGCGACCGCTGGTACCAGCGCCAAAATAAATCAGTCTGCCGCCTTGAGAGATACGTTCGACGACTAGATCCACTGCTTTGGCAATTTCAGGGGTGACTTTTTGCACTGCTTCGGCGACATCAAAGTCTTCTTTTTGTACGCGTGCTACCAGATCTGCTGAACTCAGCACATCGAGGTCCATGGTTCTGCTATTTCTTTCTTCGGTCACCATTTTGGTGAATTCTTGTATGTAGCCCATGATTACCTTCCTAAGATTGCCTGTGATTTGTCTGATTTAAAAGTGATTTTAACAGTGTTTAGCGCTCTTTTCCGTACTTAGAGCAGCTTATTTGTGTTTTGTGATGGATAAAGCTGATTCTTTGGTCTTGTGTTGCACGGTGGAGCGCTTGAGATAGCTGCCGTCACCCATTTTGCCCAGATACTGACCCTTGTCGATAACCAGCTTGCCCCGGCTAAAGACATAGCGGGCGTCGCCCTGCACGTTCATACCTTCGTAGCAGTTGTAGTCGACGTTCATGTGGTGATTTTTGGCTGAAATGGTCCATTTTTTGTCCGGATCAAAGAGCACGATATCAGCGTCTGAGCCTACTGCAATGGTACCTTTGCGGGGAAACAGCCCAAAGATCTTGGCAGCTGAGGTGGATGTGATTTCGACAAAACGGTTGAGGTTGATGCGGCCCTGCACCACCCCGCCGGTGTAAATGAGGCTCATGCGGTTTTCGACACCGGGTCCGCCATTGGGTATTTTGCTAAAGTCATCTTTGCCCAGTTGTTTTTGATTGGCAAAGCAAAAGGGGCAATGATCTGTCGATACTGTTTGCAGATCGTTCATTCTAAGCCCTGTCCAGAGTTCTTCCTGGTTCCACTTTTCTCTAAGGGGTGGGGTCATGACATATTTTGCCCCTTCAAAATTTTCTCTTTCGTTGTGGCTGATATCCAAAAAGAGATACTGTGGGCAGGTTTCGGCAAATGCCGGGATGCCTTCATCGCGGGCTTCTTTGATTTTTTTGAGGGCGTCGTAACAGCTCAAGTGCACTATGTAGACAGGTGAGCCAGCCATTTCGGCTAGAGCTATGGCGCGGTTGACACCTTCTGCTTCCGCTTTAGTGGGTCTTGTCAGGGCGTGAAACTTAGGCGCGGTGCAGCCTTGCTCTAGGGCATACTGGACGATTTCATTGATTACCACACCGTTTTCGGCGTGCATACAAATAAGTCCACCTTGCTCACCAGCAGTGACCATGGCTCTAAAAATAGTGGCATCATCCACAAGCAGCACACCCGGATAAGCCATAAACAGCTTAAAGCTGGTCACGCCTTCCTGGTCTATTAGTTTCTTCATTTCGGAGAGGCGCTCTCTGGGCATGTCCGTGGTGATCATATGGAAGCCATAGTCAATTGCCGCTTTGCCTGCTGCTTTGGCATGCCAGGTATCGAGCGCTTCGTAGAGAGATTGACCTTTGTTTTGGATGGCAAAGTCGATAATCGTGGTGGTACCGCCGTGGGCAGCAGCCCTTGTACCTGTCTCGAAGTTGTCAGCGGAAGTTGTGCCGCCGAAGGGCATGTCCATGTGGGTGTGGGCGTCGATACCGCCAGGGATGACGAGCAAGCCCTCGGCATCGATGACCTGGTCTGCTTCCATCTCCAGGCATTCGCCGATGACTGAGATGCGCTCCCCATCAATCAATATATCGCCATGATAATCATCTACGGCAGTAACGATGCGCCCGTTTTTGATCAGTGTTTTCATGCCGTCTCCAATACAAAAATGATTAGCTGAAAATTATATACGCTTGGCGAAGTGTGGGGCATTATTTCAAGGTTCTCAAGCGTACTGACTCAGTCTTCATGCTATAAACAACCTGGAGCTTAAGGAGTAAGTACATTGAAGGGCGTGACATCCGAGGTCATAGCTGAAGTCCGGTCACGGGCTGGCATATTGGAAGTAATTTCGGAAACTGTCGTCCTCAAGAGGGCTGGTAAGGATTACAAGGGCTGCTGCCCTTTTCATGGCGAAAAATCGCCATCATTTTTTGTCAGCCCCGACAAAGGCATTTTTAAGTGTTTTGGCTGCAATGAGGGCGGCGACGTCTTTGCCTTTATTCAAAAGTCCAAAGGTCTGGATTTTATTGATTCGGTCAGAGATCTGGCTCAAAAGTATGGTGTACAGCTAGCGGAGTCTGTGGAAGACCGCAAGCAATACGATAAGCGCTCGCAGATTTTGATGCTCTATCAGCAAGCTAGTGAGTATTACATCCATCTTTTGCAAGACCCCAACGAAGGCGCCTTTGCTCGTCAGTATCTGCAAGACCGCGGTATGACTGCTGAGACTATCGACAAATTCAAATTGGGTTATGCTCCCAATGCCTGGGACGGACTGCTTACATATTTGAGCGAAAAAACCAAAGTCTCGCAAGCCACACTAGAAGAGGCAGGGCTAGTGAGAAAGCGCCAGGAGAGTAGCGGTTGCTATGATCTCTTCCGCAATAGATTGATGATACCGATTTGCGATAGCGATGGTAAAGTCATCGCCTTTGGTGGCAGGACTCTGGGCGATGATCAAGTCAAATATCTCAATTCACCTGAGACCCCGATCTATCATAAGGGGCTGCACCTGTTTGGTTTTAACCTGGCCAAAGACTCCATCAAAAAGAAAGATAGCGTCATTGTGGTGGAGGGCTATTTTGATGCTATTACTTCCCATCAATTTGGCTTTACCAATACTGTGGCTACTCTTGGCACTGCTCTTACCGAGCAGCAAGCAAAGCAGCTGGTGCGCTATACCGATAGTAAACGGGTCTATCTCTCCTTTGACGCCGATGCTGCTGGCATTAGAGCTGTAGACCGCGGTAGCGAAGTGCTCACTCAAATTGCCGAAGGTGTAGGCATTGAACTGAGAGTAATTGCCATACCGGGCGGCAAAGACCCAGACGAGTGCTTGCGCTCGGGGGCTGACGGTGTGGAGGCTTTTACTCACGCTATCGATAAAGCGGCTTTGATGCTCGATTATCGCCTCGAAAAAGCCATTGCCGGTATCAACGTAACAAGCAGTATGGGACGCATCGAAGCCTCGCGCAAAGTCGTGCCAATACTGGCACAAATTAATAGCGCTATAGCGCGCAGTGAGTATCTACGCATCTGGGCGCTCAAGCTCGGCATCAGAGAAGAACAGTGGCTGACCGAAGTCGGTGAATATCGCCGTGCCAATAGATTAGATCAGCCTGCCCAAGGACAGGGCGGCGGCAATCGCGGCTATAACAACTACAACAACAATTACAATAACCGTGGCTATAGCCAGTACAATCAAAACCAGGGCGGCAAATTTAGGGGCAACAATAATTTTGCTGGCGGCAATGCCTATGGCGGGTCAAATGGTGGTGCGAGTACTCGCGCTGCTGAGCTTAGGCCGAGTGCGGCGCCTGATCATGACCCTTTTGCCGAAGCTATTGCCATGGATGACTCCAGTATGCACGGACCCGCTGGTGATGATGACCGTGAAATCGCCATGCCTGCCAAACCCAAGCCAGTAGCAGCCCCAGCCCCCCAAGGCTACCAAAATCAGCAAGGTGGCTATCAAAACGGTCCAGGTGGCTTTCCCAATCAACAAGGCTTCCCCAATCAGCAGGGCGGCTATCAGGGTGGCTTTAACCAGGGCAATAAAGGTAACTGGCAAAAAGGCGGCGGCGGCAAAGGCGGCTTTAAAAAGAAAGAAAAAGATATTGCCGACGAAGAATCGATGCCCATGCCGTTTTATGTGCAAACCAGAAGGACGCCCATGTCTGGCCATGTTGAAGGTGAAAAGCAGCTGCTTGCACTTTATCTCACCTCAAAAGAGGACTATGACATCGCCATCCGCGACCTGGGCGAAGACCGACTGATTACTCCCGCTCACCGCACAATCAAGCAGGCCGTAGAGGGTGTGGGTCCTAACTTTGCCACTGTTGAGGATTTGC includes:
- a CDS encoding DUF4388 domain-containing protein: MENLQTRNGRVFIVGDQQASSGQDQLTSTLQGNLSDKPIAYLLSIAQHCDATGYLHIGPRACAVVIQLALGSPRYAVSPMGKGHEVIMDLFTWKSGAISFEPGKLPESVNVDETIEQIVSCGEVFGHDTDFLHSHMITDQSILLRGPKCGKEEFESMLKGCKTVKSDVLAELFSSIYGTLNLLDVAERLNLPRSQWVMGVAYLLRSGALVAPDGTSLKTNETGVNLLADLSRVEAASSAVAATAEMEVVQTSVPLGLPLAPVVLKHQSGRVSLDLLNNPDTGIVNAEVMEYFVVAEFLRAVRFKTPLTLMVFCLCQDSTSASAIYLEHLRTILTLIDGVRREVDMFGHFGERTYAMLLPNVLPEQASVLADRIGAQITKDLPAFAASGMSMHFGIAGAPTDAVEIVTLAMGAQQAMKAAHDTKALKMLVNQIRA
- the murQ gene encoding N-acetylmuramic acid 6-phosphate etherase codes for the protein MGYIQEFTKMVTEERNSRTMDLDVLSSADLVARVQKEDFDVAEAVQKVTPEIAKAVDLVVERISQGGRLIYFGAGTSGRLGVLDATECHPTFGVDREMVQACIAGGKEAMFVSFENAEDSRELGEKDAKAINVSSKDAIIGITASGRTPYVIAACEYGKKEGAAVIALVNNFESPLAQVCDVTIAPVVGPEALTGSTRMKAGTAQKMVLNLISTCTMVRLGKVYENLMVDLKPTNEKLRERAVSIIALLCNVARPIAEGALVASHFQAKTAILMLTRKMGRAQADELITKCGGSLRKALEASANTGAAV
- the hydA gene encoding dihydropyrimidinase; this translates as MKTLIKNGRIVTAVDDYHGDILIDGERISVIGECLEMEADQVIDAEGLLVIPGGIDAHTHMDMPFGGTTSADNFETGTRAAAHGGTTTIIDFAIQNKGQSLYEALDTWHAKAAGKAAIDYGFHMITTDMPRERLSEMKKLIDQEGVTSFKLFMAYPGVLLVDDATIFRAMVTAGEQGGLICMHAENGVVINEIVQYALEQGCTAPKFHALTRPTKAEAEGVNRAIALAEMAGSPVYIVHLSCYDALKKIKEARDEGIPAFAETCPQYLFLDISHNERENFEGAKYVMTPPLREKWNQEELWTGLRMNDLQTVSTDHCPFCFANQKQLGKDDFSKIPNGGPGVENRMSLIYTGGVVQGRINLNRFVEITSTSAAKIFGLFPRKGTIAVGSDADIVLFDPDKKWTISAKNHHMNVDYNCYEGMNVQGDARYVFSRGKLVIDKGQYLGKMGDGSYLKRSTVQHKTKESALSITKHK
- a CDS encoding DNA primase, translated to MKGVTSEVIAEVRSRAGILEVISETVVLKRAGKDYKGCCPFHGEKSPSFFVSPDKGIFKCFGCNEGGDVFAFIQKSKGLDFIDSVRDLAQKYGVQLAESVEDRKQYDKRSQILMLYQQASEYYIHLLQDPNEGAFARQYLQDRGMTAETIDKFKLGYAPNAWDGLLTYLSEKTKVSQATLEEAGLVRKRQESSGCYDLFRNRLMIPICDSDGKVIAFGGRTLGDDQVKYLNSPETPIYHKGLHLFGFNLAKDSIKKKDSVIVVEGYFDAITSHQFGFTNTVATLGTALTEQQAKQLVRYTDSKRVYLSFDADAAGIRAVDRGSEVLTQIAEGVGIELRVIAIPGGKDPDECLRSGADGVEAFTHAIDKAALMLDYRLEKAIAGINVTSSMGRIEASRKVVPILAQINSAIARSEYLRIWALKLGIREEQWLTEVGEYRRANRLDQPAQGQGGGNRGYNNYNNNYNNRGYSQYNQNQGGKFRGNNNFAGGNAYGGSNGGASTRAAELRPSAAPDHDPFAEAIAMDDSSMHGPAGDDDREIAMPAKPKPVAAPAPQGYQNQQGGYQNGPGGFPNQQGFPNQQGGYQGGFNQGNKGNWQKGGGGKGGFKKKEKDIADEESMPMPFYVQTRRTPMSGHVEGEKQLLALYLTSKEDYDIAIRDLGEDRLITPAHRTIKQAVEGVGPNFATVEDLQNLVMDRIGADKEASKAMVDVIYKAEEFRKQKVPVQVVLKESRARILKERISLLITESLSRLSSEDESEVTRMQGRIKLLTEFNVKVLPNIETIEELEDLRRKLDAIEDDRVN